In Ignatzschineria indica, a single window of DNA contains:
- the prmC gene encoding peptide chain release factor N(5)-glutamine methyltransferase produces the protein MTIIDAILEGRAQLTHLPSPQFEAELLLSYLLKRNRSYLIAFPEKVLSPTLIEQYRQLLIRRAAGEPFAYISGEKEFYGLQLTVNEETLIPRDDTEVIVEAALERIPITVENAFSLLDLGTGSGAIALAIKKYRPDIEVTAVDYYPQTLKVAAQNAQRNNLDIEFIESNWFSALPKASYHLILSNPPYIDPIDPHLDGDGVKYEPKRALIAEDSGLGDLFYLIENAPYYFKDSGWLLLEHGFDQGKVLQQKMAERGYQSIETRKDYGGNDRVTLGFYPSTSRP, from the coding sequence ATGACAATTATTGATGCGATTCTTGAAGGGAGAGCACAATTAACACATCTTCCCTCCCCCCAATTTGAAGCAGAACTTCTCCTCTCCTATCTGCTCAAACGAAATCGTAGTTATCTCATCGCCTTTCCCGAAAAAGTATTATCCCCTACCCTTATAGAGCAATATCGACAGCTTCTTATCCGCCGAGCAGCGGGAGAGCCTTTCGCTTATATTAGCGGAGAAAAGGAGTTTTACGGCTTACAATTGACAGTCAATGAAGAGACTTTAATTCCGCGTGATGATACTGAAGTGATTGTAGAAGCTGCTCTTGAGCGGATTCCTATAACTGTGGAGAACGCCTTCTCTCTACTCGATCTTGGCACCGGCAGTGGCGCTATTGCGCTAGCCATCAAAAAATATCGTCCTGATATTGAGGTGACCGCTGTTGATTACTATCCACAAACTTTAAAAGTTGCAGCACAAAATGCCCAGAGAAATAATCTCGATATTGAGTTTATCGAGAGCAATTGGTTTAGCGCACTTCCTAAAGCCTCTTATCATCTCATTCTCTCCAATCCCCCCTATATCGATCCCATCGACCCTCACCTTGATGGTGATGGTGTGAAATATGAACCTAAACGCGCCCTTATTGCAGAAGATAGCGGTTTAGGTGATCTTTTTTATCTGATTGAAAATGCCCCCTACTACTTTAAAGATTCCGGCTGGCTTCTGCTAGAGCATGGCTTCGATCAAGGTAAAGTTTTACAACAGAAAATGGCTGAAAGAGGATATCAATCGATCGAAACTCGAAAAGATTATGGGGGTAATGATCGTGTGACGCTCGGTTTTTATCCGTCCACTAGCCGCCCCTAA
- the hpaB gene encoding 4-hydroxyphenylacetate 3-monooxygenase, oxygenase component — protein MTKLPEDFRAEKNRPFTGAEYIESLKDEREIYIYGKRVKDITTHPAFRNSVASIAKLYDALHDPATKEKLTWETDTGNGGYTHKFFRYAKSREELREQIEAISEWSKLTYGWMGRSPDYKAALGNTFGVNADYYGEFADNARRWYKRLQESCLYMNHAIVNPPIDRAKPVSELKDVFITVQEEREDGIIVSGAKVVATNSALTHYNFIGPGPANLIGEEPSSAMMFIAPMNAKGVKLICRPSYELMSSLTGNAFDYPLSSRFDENDAILIFDKVFIPWEDVLIYRDPKKCQAWFGQAGFVQLFPMQACARFVVKLEFITGLLVKALECTGSLEFRGVQAQVGEVAGLRNAFSSFLEAMWANSKEWNGTFLPDQEAVHAYRANAPEAYARIKNIIEKTVASGLIYLPSGSRDLQDPTLDHYLSIYCRGSNDISHTDRIKILKLLWDAIGTEFGGRHELYEINYAGNQDDIRTQCLGQLRASGELDRMIGLVDQCLSDYDVDGWTVPHLHNSDDINVIDQLLADR, from the coding sequence ATGACAAAATTACCTGAAGACTTTCGTGCAGAAAAAAATCGTCCATTTACCGGAGCAGAATATATCGAGAGCTTAAAAGATGAGCGTGAAATCTATATCTATGGCAAGCGCGTCAAAGATATTACCACTCATCCGGCATTTCGTAACTCTGTCGCCTCAATCGCAAAACTCTATGATGCGCTTCATGATCCGGCAACTAAAGAGAAGTTAACCTGGGAGACTGATACCGGCAATGGGGGTTATACCCATAAATTCTTCCGCTATGCTAAAAGTCGTGAAGAGTTAAGAGAGCAGATCGAAGCGATCTCCGAATGGTCAAAATTGACTTACGGTTGGATGGGACGCTCTCCCGATTATAAAGCAGCTCTTGGGAATACTTTCGGTGTTAATGCCGACTACTATGGGGAGTTTGCCGATAATGCTCGTCGCTGGTATAAGCGATTGCAAGAGAGCTGCCTCTATATGAATCACGCAATTGTCAATCCTCCTATTGATCGGGCAAAACCGGTCAGTGAGTTGAAAGATGTCTTTATCACCGTTCAAGAAGAGAGAGAAGATGGAATCATCGTCAGTGGGGCTAAAGTTGTTGCGACAAACTCAGCCTTAACCCACTACAATTTCATCGGTCCTGGTCCTGCGAACTTAATTGGTGAAGAACCCTCTTCTGCAATGATGTTTATCGCCCCGATGAATGCAAAAGGTGTGAAACTGATCTGTCGCCCCTCTTATGAATTGATGAGCAGCCTGACCGGAAATGCCTTTGACTATCCTCTCTCTAGTCGCTTTGATGAGAATGATGCGATCCTCATCTTCGATAAGGTCTTTATCCCTTGGGAAGATGTCTTAATCTATAGAGATCCTAAAAAATGTCAGGCTTGGTTTGGACAAGCAGGATTTGTGCAGCTCTTCCCTATGCAGGCTTGTGCCCGCTTTGTGGTCAAGCTCGAGTTTATCACAGGTCTTTTAGTAAAAGCATTGGAGTGTACCGGCTCTCTTGAATTCCGTGGCGTTCAAGCACAAGTAGGAGAAGTTGCCGGCCTTCGTAATGCCTTTAGCTCCTTCTTAGAGGCGATGTGGGCAAATTCAAAAGAGTGGAATGGAACTTTCCTCCCCGATCAAGAGGCGGTCCATGCCTATCGAGCAAATGCGCCAGAAGCATATGCTCGTATTAAAAATATTATTGAAAAGACAGTGGCAAGTGGTTTGATCTATCTTCCTTCAGGATCTCGTGATCTCCAAGACCCAACACTTGATCATTACTTAAGTATCTATTGTCGAGGTTCCAATGATATTAGCCACACCGATCGTATTAAGATCTTAAAACTTCTCTGGGATGCTATCGGAACTGAGTTTGGCGGGCGTCATGAACTCTATGAGATCAACTATGCCGGCAACCAAGATGATATTCGTACCCAATGTTTAGGCCAACTTCGTGCCTCAGGGGAGCTCGATCGAATGATCGGTTTAGTGGATCAGTGTCTCTCTGATTATGATGTCGATGGCTGGACTGTTCCCCATCTCCATAACTCAGATGACATCAATGTCATTGATCAATTATTAGCAGATCGCTAA
- the hpaC gene encoding 4-hydroxyphenylacetate 3-monooxygenase, reductase component: MMNKPQLTPIQQQFRDAMSSLSAAVNIITTNGRAGKCGLTATAVCSITDSPPTVMIAVNQNSKTNATLKENGVVAINILAKEHEETAKDFAGLTQLNIEERFRRHAWCEGAHQLPILQDSLANLQGEIIQTMEMGTHTLFFIELFEIRNRTGGAALAYFSRAFHAVGDEMR; encoded by the coding sequence ATGATGAATAAACCTCAATTAACCCCCATTCAACAACAGTTCCGCGATGCAATGAGTTCGCTCTCAGCTGCAGTTAATATTATCACTACTAATGGGCGTGCCGGAAAATGTGGCTTAACAGCAACTGCGGTCTGCTCTATTACAGATTCTCCCCCAACAGTGATGATTGCGGTTAACCAAAATAGCAAAACAAACGCAACGCTCAAAGAGAATGGCGTCGTTGCCATCAATATCTTAGCAAAGGAGCATGAGGAGACAGCTAAAGATTTTGCTGGATTAACGCAGCTTAATATCGAAGAACGTTTTCGCCGCCATGCATGGTGCGAAGGGGCGCATCAACTCCCAATCCTGCAAGATTCGCTTGCCAATCTACAAGGGGAGATTATTCAAACAATGGAGATGGGAACTCATACCCTCTTCTTTATTGAGCTCTTTGAGATTCGAAATCGTACCGGCGGCGCTGCTCTTGCCTACTTCTCTCGCGCCTTCCATGCGGTAGGGGATGAGATGCGATAA